In Chengkuizengella sediminis, a single window of DNA contains:
- a CDS encoding thiol-activated cytolysin family protein, with translation MCFLKIKKMNRMVSVMICFFMSLSIISSPFISSAETLTPSLNSETNNSIDINTGIANLNYNKDSILAANGDKVEHFVPKEGIYSDGKFIVIEREKKSLTTSPVDISIIDSMANRSYPGALQLANQAFTNNQPTVISSSRQPLNISIDLPGMREENTITVDNPTYGNVAGAIDELVSIWNEKYSDTHTIPARIQYSESMVYSKSQIAAALNVNAQVLDSSLGIDFDAISNDEKKVMVAAYKQIFYSVSAELPNNPSDLFDDSVTFEELTRKGISNEAPPVMVSNVGYGRTIYVKLETNSKSKDVQAAFRALLQNADLDLETRLKYQEIFEDSSFTAVVLGGDSAEHNKVVTKDFDVIRNIIKDNSEFSLKNPAYPISYTSIFLKDNSIASVKNSTEYIETTSTVYSKGKISLEHTGAYIARFEVSWDEISYDINGNEVLTHKTWEGNNKNRTARYSTVIPLPSNSKNIRIKAEEHTGLIWEGWRTVIDEYNVPLFNEIKVSIWSTTLHPKGSISYIN, from the coding sequence GTGTGTTTTTTGAAAATTAAAAAAATGAATAGAATGGTAAGTGTTATGATCTGTTTTTTTATGAGTCTAAGCATTATTAGTTCTCCTTTTATTTCATCTGCAGAAACACTCACACCAAGTTTAAACAGTGAAACAAACAACTCTATTGACATTAATACTGGTATAGCGAATCTGAACTATAATAAGGACAGTATTTTAGCAGCGAATGGTGATAAAGTAGAACATTTTGTTCCAAAAGAAGGTATCTATTCGGATGGTAAATTTATAGTGATAGAACGTGAGAAAAAATCACTTACAACTTCACCTGTAGATATATCCATTATAGATTCAATGGCTAATCGCTCTTATCCAGGAGCATTACAACTCGCAAACCAAGCTTTTACAAATAATCAACCTACTGTAATAAGTTCTAGTAGACAGCCTTTGAACATTAGTATAGATTTACCAGGTATGAGAGAGGAAAATACAATAACTGTAGACAACCCAACCTATGGAAATGTTGCTGGAGCAATAGATGAGTTAGTATCTATTTGGAATGAAAAATATTCAGATACCCATACCATCCCTGCTAGAATTCAATATTCAGAATCTATGGTATATAGTAAATCTCAAATAGCAGCTGCTCTTAATGTGAATGCTCAAGTTCTTGATAGTTCACTTGGAATAGATTTTGATGCTATTTCAAATGATGAAAAAAAGGTAATGGTTGCCGCATACAAGCAAATATTCTATTCTGTTAGTGCAGAACTACCTAATAATCCATCAGATCTTTTTGATGATAGTGTTACTTTTGAAGAGTTAACTCGTAAAGGGATAAGCAATGAGGCTCCACCTGTCATGGTGTCAAATGTAGGGTATGGTAGAACCATTTATGTGAAGTTAGAAACGAATTCTAAAAGCAAGGATGTTCAGGCTGCATTTAGAGCTTTACTTCAAAATGCTGATCTTGATCTAGAAACTAGATTAAAGTACCAAGAGATTTTTGAAGATAGTTCCTTTACTGCTGTAGTACTAGGTGGGGATTCAGCAGAACATAATAAGGTTGTTACAAAAGACTTTGATGTAATACGAAATATAATTAAAGACAACTCAGAATTTAGTCTTAAAAATCCAGCATATCCCATTTCATATACAAGTATTTTCCTAAAAGATAACTCCATTGCTAGTGTAAAAAACAGTACAGAATATATTGAAACTACATCTACTGTATATTCTAAAGGTAAAATATCACTTGAACATACGGGTGCATATATTGCTAGATTTGAGGTATCCTGGGATGAAATCTCGTATGATATAAATGGAAATGAAGTCTTAACCCATAAAACTTGGGAAGGAAACAATAAAAATCGAACGGCTCGTTATTCTACAGTTATACCACTTCCATCGAATTCAAAAAATATAAGAATTAAAGCAGAGGAACATACTGGTCTTATATGGGAAGGATGGAGAACAGTTATAGATGAATACAACGTTCCGTTATTTAATGAAATAAAAGTTTCTATCTGGAGTACTACATTACACCCGAAGGGTAGCATTAGTTATATTAATTAA
- a CDS encoding S8 family peptidase produces MKLKQFFSVLMAFALILSFSVSEAQVDANSNKDSEIIVKFKEKTTKDVKQQIHLEENAEVLKANEQIGFEVVKVKGKSIEKALEKYNNRADVEFAEPIVEYYALFDPNDPLYSSDQYGPQIIDADSAWDITTGSSNVLVAVIDTGVDENHEDLKGKVVRGYDFIDNDNNPSDLNGHGTHVAGTVGALTDNRVGVAGVAPDVKILSIRVLDRDGYGTNEGVANGITYAADNGADVINLSLGSSSSSRVIEDAVNYAWDRGVVVVAAAGNSGNRKRNYPAYYTNTIAVAATDENDRKASFSTYGSWVDVAAPGVDIVSTQLGGGYVSYNGTSMASPHTAGLAALLASQGLSNVEIRDKIESTADPIKGTGRYWEHGRINAYNAVR; encoded by the coding sequence ATGAAATTAAAACAGTTTTTTTCAGTTCTTATGGCATTTGCACTAATTCTTTCTTTTTCCGTATCAGAAGCACAGGTTGATGCAAATTCTAACAAGGACAGTGAAATTATCGTAAAGTTTAAAGAAAAAACTACAAAAGACGTTAAACAACAAATACATCTAGAAGAAAATGCAGAGGTCTTAAAAGCAAATGAACAAATAGGTTTTGAAGTTGTAAAAGTTAAAGGGAAATCAATAGAGAAAGCATTAGAAAAATATAATAATAGAGCAGATGTTGAATTCGCTGAACCCATTGTTGAATACTACGCTCTATTCGATCCAAATGATCCACTATATTCATCCGATCAATACGGACCTCAAATTATTGATGCGGACAGCGCTTGGGACATCACTACAGGCAGTTCAAACGTACTAGTTGCAGTTATTGATACAGGTGTTGATGAAAATCATGAAGACTTAAAAGGAAAAGTAGTGCGAGGTTATGACTTCATAGATAATGACAATAATCCTTCCGATTTGAACGGACATGGAACTCATGTTGCAGGAACAGTAGGTGCACTCACAGATAATAGAGTAGGTGTCGCGGGAGTGGCTCCTGATGTTAAAATCCTGTCTATTCGAGTACTTGATCGAGATGGCTATGGAACGAATGAAGGAGTGGCAAATGGGATTACATATGCAGCGGATAATGGCGCAGATGTAATTAACCTAAGTCTTGGAAGTTCATCTTCTTCTAGGGTTATAGAAGATGCGGTTAACTATGCATGGGATCGTGGTGTTGTTGTCGTAGCTGCAGCAGGTAATTCAGGAAATCGCAAAAGAAATTATCCAGCTTATTACACAAACACAATAGCCGTTGCTGCTACAGATGAAAATGATAGAAAAGCTTCATTCTCTACATATGGATCTTGGGTGGATGTAGCTGCTCCTGGTGTAGATATTGTTTCTACACAACTTGGTGGAGGTTATGTTTCTTACAATGGAACATCAATGGCTTCACCACACACAGCTGGTCTTGCAGCGTTGCTTGCATCTCAAGGGCTTTCAAATGTTGAAATTCGAGATAAAATTGAAAGTACCGCAGATCCAATTAAAGGGACCGGCAGATATTGGGAACATGGCCGAATTAACGCATATAACGCAGTAAGGTAA
- a CDS encoding N-acetylmuramoyl-L-alanine amidase, whose protein sequence is MIIIDPILIIDSGHGGKDPGGGTNHLWKEKDFALQISLYQYDRFRQLGIPVTLTRNEDVFISSVDRARIVRESGAQYCFSNHINAGGGDGVETIHSIHTDPTLATRLAQGIVDEGQNLRRVFSRRLTTDPKKDYFFMHRETGSVRTTIIEYGFADSKLDDVEQLQTYWMDYAEAVVKTFTTFIGREYKSPNQMLPKVQRKVNGLLNGERVTIDSYLIKNTTYVPLRFIGESLDAKVVWDAQRNEYNIVTKK, encoded by the coding sequence GTGATTATAATAGATCCTATATTAATCATAGATTCTGGGCATGGAGGAAAAGATCCTGGTGGAGGAACGAATCACCTGTGGAAGGAAAAAGATTTCGCATTACAAATTTCACTATACCAATATGATCGATTCAGGCAATTGGGTATTCCAGTCACCTTGACTCGAAATGAAGATGTATTTATCAGTTCTGTAGATCGTGCTAGAATCGTACGCGAATCAGGTGCACAATATTGTTTCAGCAACCATATTAATGCAGGTGGTGGAGATGGAGTTGAAACAATTCATTCTATTCACACAGATCCTACTCTGGCAACAAGGTTAGCGCAAGGAATCGTTGATGAAGGACAAAACCTTCGTAGAGTATTTTCAAGAAGATTAACTACAGACCCAAAAAAAGATTATTTTTTTATGCATCGAGAAACCGGGAGTGTTCGTACTACGATTATTGAGTATGGTTTTGCAGATAGTAAACTAGATGATGTTGAACAGCTCCAAACCTATTGGATGGATTATGCTGAAGCGGTAGTTAAAACTTTTACTACCTTTATTGGTCGTGAATATAAATCTCCGAATCAAATGCTGCCCAAAGTACAAAGAAAAGTAAATGGTCTTTTAAACGGAGAAAGGGTTACTATTGATTCCTATTTAATTAAAAATACAACTTATGTACCCCTTCGTTTTATTGGGGAATCACTTGATGCCAAGGTAGTGTGGGATGCACAAAGGAATGAATATAATATTGTAACAAAAAAATAA